The Methanophagales archaeon genome includes a window with the following:
- a CDS encoding YbjQ family protein, protein MIVVNTDFVPGREIVEVLGLARGNIILAKHIGKDIVAGFRQLVGGEIKEYTEMLSEAREIALRRMIEKAEETGADAVVNVRFMTSMVMRGAAEILVYGSAVKLK, encoded by the coding sequence ATGATAGTAGTGAATACAGATTTTGTACCAGGAAGAGAGATAGTGGAAGTTTTAGGGCTCGCGAGGGGTAACATCATTCTGGCAAAACACATAGGCAAGGATATAGTGGCTGGGTTTAGACAACTCGTTGGTGGTGAAATAAAAGAATACACCGAGATGCTTAGTGAGGCGAGGGAGATAGCATTGAGGAGGATGATAGAGAAGGCTGAGGAAACCGGCGCTGATGCAGTCGTGAATGTGAGGTTCATGACTTCCATGGTGATGAGGGGTGCAGCAGAGATACTCGTTTATGGGTCTGCAGTGAAGCTGAAATAG
- a CDS encoding response regulator, with protein sequence MRLDDNDKKIVEMLQKDDTLSYGVIAERLGITEREVVERIRRLSDTRTKILIVDDELDTLLPLKRALEMEDFNVIEAQDGVEALEKVRAEIPDLVLLDLMLPKINGFEVCQQLKQDEATSAIPIIMLTAKGETSDKVEGIEIGADDYVTKPFDLAELKARIKAVLRRTAP encoded by the coding sequence ATGAGGTTAGACGATAATGATAAGAAAATTGTTGAAATGCTACAAAAAGACGATACGCTCTCGTATGGCGTGATAGCAGAGCGATTGGGCATTACAGAAAGGGAAGTGGTGGAGAGGATTAGAAGACTTTCCGACACCAGAACCAAGATTTTAATAGTAGATGACGAACTGGATACTTTGTTACCGCTAAAGAGAGCATTGGAAATGGAAGATTTCAATGTCATCGAAGCTCAAGACGGCGTAGAGGCACTGGAGAAGGTAAGGGCTGAGATCCCTGACCTCGTGCTTCTCGATTTGATGCTGCCCAAGATAAATGGATTTGAGGTCTGCCAACAGTTGAAGCAGGACGAAGCAACAAGTGCTATTCCGATAATTATGCTCACAGCAAAGGGCGAGACTTCTGACAAGGTCGAAGGTATTGAAATCGGTGCAGATGACTATGTTACAAAACCATTTGATCTGGCTGAATTAAAAGCGCGGATAAAGGCAGTTCTGCGTAGAACCGCTCCGTGA